The following are encoded together in the Candidatus Atribacteria bacterium genome:
- a CDS encoding sulfurtransferase FdhD, which produces EDISRYNTIDKILGEAFLKDISREDKIILTSCRITSEILTKIAIGRVPVVVSRAAPTDWAVTLAQEIGITLVGFVRGKRMNIYTHPERIEV; this is translated from the coding sequence TGAAGATATAAGCCGCTATAATACCATCGATAAAATTTTAGGAGAGGCTTTTTTAAAAGATATATCTCGAGAGGATAAAATAATTTTAACCTCTTGTCGTATCACTTCAGAAATCTTAACCAAGATTGCTATAGGAAGAGTACCAGTAGTTGTTTCTCGAGCTGCTCCTACAGATTGGGCTGTGACGTTGGCACAAGAAATAGGAATAACCTTGGTGGGTTTTGTTCGAGGAAAAAGAATGAATATTTATACTCATCCCGAAAGGATAGAAGTATAA